From Salvelinus namaycush isolate Seneca chromosome 2, SaNama_1.0, whole genome shotgun sequence, one genomic window encodes:
- the LOC120027286 gene encoding voltage-dependent calcium channel gamma-5 subunit-like isoform X2: protein MTLCGRKVLTVLSSVFAVCALGLLGIAVSTDYWLYLEEGVILPLNQSTELRMSLHSGLWRVCFTAGDEKGRCFTIEYVMPTNVQLTSESTVSVLKMIRSATPFPLVSLFFLFIGFVLSNIGHIRPHRTILAFISGIFFILSGLSLVVGLVLYISSINDEMLNRTKTNEAYFSYQYGWSFAFAAISFLLTETAGVMSVYLFMKRYTAEEMYRPHPGLYGPRHSNCSDYSGQFLHPDTWDQHGRSPSSISSEASLQMNHSLHSNYPALLKCPEYDRMSSSPC, encoded by the exons ATGACCCTGTGTGGCAGGAAGGTGTTGACGGTGCTAAGCAGCGTATTCGCTGTGTGCGCACTGGGCCTGCTGGGCATCGCTGTCAGTACTGACTACTGGCTCTATCTGGAGGAGGGCGTCATCCTGCCCCTCAACCAGAGCACTGAGTTACGCATGTCCCTGCACTCGGGCCTCTGGAGGGTCTGCTTCACAGCTG GAGATGAGAAGGGCCGTTGTTTCACCATTGAGTATGTGATGCCCACCAACGTGCAGCTGACGtcggagtctacagttagtgtgcTGA AGATGATCCGTTCAGCCACTCCTTTCCCTCTGGttagtctcttcttcttgttcaTTGGTTTTGTCCTGAGCAACATCGGTCATATCCGGCCCCACCGCACCATCCTGGCCTTCATCTCCGGAATCTTCTTCATCCTCTCAG gtCTGTCTCTGGTGGTGGGCCTGGTGTTGTACATCTCCAGTATTAATGATGAGATGTTGAACAGGACCAAGACCAACGAGGCCTACTTCAGTTACCAGTACGGCTGGTCCTTCGCTTTCGCTGCCATCTCCTTCCTGCTAACTGAG ACGGCCGGCGTAATGTCCGTCTACCTGTTCATGAAGCGCTACACGGCCGAGGAGATGTACAGACCCCACCCGGGCTTATACGGGCCGCGCCACAGCAACTGCTCCGACTACTCTGGTCAGTTCCTCCACCCGGACACCTGGGACCAGCACGGCCGCAGCCCCTCCAGCATCTCCAGCGAAGCCTCGCTCCAGATGAACCACTCCCTCCACTCCAACTACCCAGCGCTCCTCAAGTGTCCCGAGTATGACCGCATGTCCTCCTCCCCATGCTGA
- the LOC120027286 gene encoding voltage-dependent calcium channel gamma-5 subunit-like isoform X1, with protein sequence MTLCGRKVLTVLSSVFAVCALGLLGIAVSTDYWLYLEEGVILPLNQSTELRMSLHSGLWRVCFTAGKPETGDLLWTCRGDEKGRCFTIEYVMPTNVQLTSESTVSVLKMIRSATPFPLVSLFFLFIGFVLSNIGHIRPHRTILAFISGIFFILSGLSLVVGLVLYISSINDEMLNRTKTNEAYFSYQYGWSFAFAAISFLLTETAGVMSVYLFMKRYTAEEMYRPHPGLYGPRHSNCSDYSGQFLHPDTWDQHGRSPSSISSEASLQMNHSLHSNYPALLKCPEYDRMSSSPC encoded by the exons ATGACCCTGTGTGGCAGGAAGGTGTTGACGGTGCTAAGCAGCGTATTCGCTGTGTGCGCACTGGGCCTGCTGGGCATCGCTGTCAGTACTGACTACTGGCTCTATCTGGAGGAGGGCGTCATCCTGCCCCTCAACCAGAGCACTGAGTTACGCATGTCCCTGCACTCGGGCCTCTGGAGGGTCTGCTTCACAGCTGGTAA ACCAGAAACTGGGGACCTGCTTTGGACATGTAGGG GAGATGAGAAGGGCCGTTGTTTCACCATTGAGTATGTGATGCCCACCAACGTGCAGCTGACGtcggagtctacagttagtgtgcTGA AGATGATCCGTTCAGCCACTCCTTTCCCTCTGGttagtctcttcttcttgttcaTTGGTTTTGTCCTGAGCAACATCGGTCATATCCGGCCCCACCGCACCATCCTGGCCTTCATCTCCGGAATCTTCTTCATCCTCTCAG gtCTGTCTCTGGTGGTGGGCCTGGTGTTGTACATCTCCAGTATTAATGATGAGATGTTGAACAGGACCAAGACCAACGAGGCCTACTTCAGTTACCAGTACGGCTGGTCCTTCGCTTTCGCTGCCATCTCCTTCCTGCTAACTGAG ACGGCCGGCGTAATGTCCGTCTACCTGTTCATGAAGCGCTACACGGCCGAGGAGATGTACAGACCCCACCCGGGCTTATACGGGCCGCGCCACAGCAACTGCTCCGACTACTCTGGTCAGTTCCTCCACCCGGACACCTGGGACCAGCACGGCCGCAGCCCCTCCAGCATCTCCAGCGAAGCCTCGCTCCAGATGAACCACTCCCTCCACTCCAACTACCCAGCGCTCCTCAAGTGTCCCGAGTATGACCGCATGTCCTCCTCCCCATGCTGA